The following proteins come from a genomic window of Sorghum bicolor cultivar BTx623 chromosome 3, Sorghum_bicolor_NCBIv3, whole genome shotgun sequence:
- the LOC8085440 gene encoding probable membrane-associated kinase regulator 4 produces MRNLFHSLPKTQQPLLPRPTQTRKHKSPNTQSKARTMAKHSPQIHDQPLQEEDYIDMDLSSPAASEAATTTASFLCYNSPMAASPQHSREFEFHMSAPPDLWEPVASPADELFYKGKLLPLHLPPRIQMVEKLLESAAEKGLLSASTAPATPYQSCNVSAANSCYASGELNAEYYFHECISTGSDAAEEEAACEKKPWSKKLKFIRHLNLGLKLKASKAYLKTIFATRGGNSDDKNGVPRANELSSAQFNTWRKNPFGHIRSKRYIASPISNSTTVEGKFKEDECGHRRSFSSVIIRYSSSNKTSSVSSSSCSSSNSSSFSIPSSNDSGVGPVLRRSSSASSEMDNPIQGAIAYCKKSQQLASVRKSASDAGFRFMSSSASKIAAESEDAEGIFEPEIQM; encoded by the coding sequence ATGCGAAACCTCTTCCACTCCCTTCCTAAAACACAACAACCACTTCTGCCAAGACCAACCCAAACCAGAAAACACAAGTCACCAAACACACAAAGCAAGGCAAGAACAATGGCAAAACATAGCCCCCAAATCCATGACCAACCACTCCAAGAAGAGGACTACATAGACATGGATCTGAGCTCACCAGCAGCATCAGAAGCAGCCACCACCACCGCAAGCTTCCTCTGCTACAACAGTCCCATGGCAGCCTCGCCACAACACTCGCGAGAGTTTGAATTCCACATGTCGGCTCCACCTGACCTGTGGGAGCCCGTGGCATCCCCAGCAGATGAGCTCTTCTACAAGGGCAAGCTGCTGCCACTCCATCTTCCACCACGCATCCAGATGGTTGAGAAGCTACTTGAGAGTGCAGCTGAGAAGGGCTTACTTTCAGCAAGCACTGCCCCAGCAACACCGTACCAGTCATGCAATGTATCAGCAGCAAACTCATGTTATGCCAGTGGTGAGCTCAATGCAGAGTACTACTTCCATGAGTGCATATCCACTGGTAGTGATGCTGCCGAGGAGGAGGCAGCCTGTGAGAAGAAGCCATGGTCCAAGAAGCTCAAGTTCATCAGGCACCTCAACCTCGGCCTCAAGCTCAAGGCATCAAAAGCTTATCTGAAGACAATATTTGCTACTAGAGGAGGGAATTCAGATGACAAGAATGGTGTACCTAGAGCAAATGAGTTGTCCAGTGCACAGTTCAATACCTGGAGGAAGAACCCATTTGGCCATATCAGAAGCAAAAGGTACATAGCCTCACCCATCAGCAATAGCACCACAGTAGAAGGCAAGTTTAAAGAGGACGAGTGTGGCCATAGAAGATCCTTCTCCAGCGTCATTATCCGATACTCATCATCAAACAAGACATCCTCTGTTTCATCATCGTCATGTTCTTCGTCAAATTCATCATCCTTCTCAATCCCAAGCTCAAATGACTCTGGTGTTGGACCAGTGCTGAGGAGGAGCAGCAGTGCAAGTTCAGAGATGGACAACCCAATTCAGGGCGCAATAGCATACTGCAAGAAGTCACAGCAGCTCGCCTCGGTGAGGAAGAGTGCAAGCGACGCAGGATTCCGTTTCATGTCATCATCAGCATCAAAAATAGCAGCAGAATCCGAAGACGCTGAGGGTATATTTGAGCCCGAAATACAAATGTAA
- the LOC8057765 gene encoding ankyrin repeat-containing protein NPR4, which yields MSLEIHEEDGGASGARPAKVMSVSGSGKRGRYVRQVTGRHNDTDIHVAARGGDAVALRRALSVAAAAVAATGEGPEDLEAARRAVAAEPNEAGETPLVAAAERGHLEVVVELLRHLDAEGLAAKNRSGYDALHVAAREGRHAVVQEMLHHDRMLAKTFGPANTTPLISAAMRGHIEVVELLLEQDDFGLVEMARDNGKNALHFAARQGHIGIVKALLEKDPQLARRNDKKGQTALHMAVKGTSCDVLRALVDADPAIVMLPDKNGNTALHVATRKKRAEIVSVLLRLPDTHVNALNRDHKTAFDIAEGLPVCEESCEIKDILSQHGALRSRELNQPRDELRKTVTEIKKDVHTQLEQTRKTNKNVHGIAKELRKLHREGINNATNSVTVVAVLFATVAFAAIFTVPGGNDNNGLAVVVQATSFKIFFIFNAVALFTSLAVVVVQITVVRGETKSERRVVEVINKLMWIASVCTTISFIASCYIVLGRHFQWAAILVSLIGGVTMAGVLGTMTYYVVKSKRQRKIRKKEKMSRRSGSSSWYDHTELSDTELNPVYAL from the exons ATGTCGCTCGAGATCCACGAGG AGGATGGTGGGGCGTCTGGTGCACGCCCGGCGAAGGTGATGTCTGTTTCGGGGAGCGGGAAGCGGGGCCGGTACGTGCGGCAGGTGACGGGGCGGCACAACGACACCGACATCCACGTGGCCGCGCGGGGCGGGGACGCCGTGGCGCTACGCCGCGCGCTGTCTGTGGCCGCGGCGGCCGTGGCCGCCACGGGGGAGGGACCCGAGGACCtcgaggcggcgcggcgcgcGGTGGCCGCAGAGCCCAACGAGGCCGGGGAGAcgccgctcgtcgccgccgCGGAGAGGGGCCACCTCGAGGTGGTGGTGGAGCTGCTGCGGCACCTCGACGCCGAGGGCCTGGCCGCGAAGAACAGGTCCGGGTACGACGCGCTGCACGTCGCTGCCAGAGAAGGGCGTCATG CTGTTGTGCAGGAAATGTTACATCATGATAGGATGCTTGCCAAAACATTTGGCCCTGCAAATACTACTCCACTTATATCAGCAGCTATGAGGGGCCATATTGAAGTTGTTGAACTGTTGCTGGAACAAGATGACTTTGGATTGGTGGAAATGGCCAGAGATAATGGAAAAAATGCCTTACATTTTGCTGCTCGACAGGGACATATTGGAATTGTCAAAGCGCTACTTGAGAAGGATCCTCAGTTAGCAAGAAGAAATGACAAGAAAGGTCAAACAGCTCTTCATATGGCCGTAAAGGGAACAAGCTGTGATGTTCTTAGAGCCCTAGTGGATGCTGATCCAGCAATTGTAATGCTACCAGATAAAAATGGGAACACAGCTTTGCATGTTGcaacaagaaaaaaaagagcagAG ATAGTTAGTGTTCTTTTGCGGCTACCAGATACCCATGTCAATGCACTGAACAGAGACCACAAGACTGCCTTTGATATAGCTGAAGGGTTGCCAGTATGTGAGGAGTCTTGTGAAATTAAGGATATTTTATCTCAACATGGTGCACTCAGATCTAGGGAGCTGAATCAGCCTCGAGATGAGCTAAGGAAGACAGTGACAGAGATAAAGAAAGATGTCCACACACAGCTGGAGCAAACAAGAAAAACCAACAAAAATGTTCATGGCATTGCTAAAGAACTCAGAAAGTTGCACAGAGAAGGCATCAACAATGCTACAAACTCTGTAACTGTTGTTGCTGTGCTGTTTGCAACAGTTGCTTTTGCAGCTATATTCACCGTGCCTGGTGGAAATGACAATAATGGACTTGCCGTTGTTGTTCAGGCTACATCCTTTAAGATATTCTTCATCTTCAATGCCGTAGCTCTATTTACATCATTGGCAGTGGTCGTAGTTCAAATAACAGTTGTCAGGGGAGAAACCAAGTCTGAGCGAAGGGTTGTTGAGGTGATCAACAAACTTATGTGGATAGCATCGGTTTGTACTACAATATCTTTCATTGCCTCCTGCTATATTGTGCTAGGCCGCCATTTCCAGTGGGCAGCAATATTGGTATCTTTGATAGGTGGTGTCACAATGGCTGGTGTACTTGGTACTATGACATACTATGTGGTGAAATCAAAGCGCCAAAGGAAGATTAGAAAAAAGGAGAAGATGTCAAGAAGAAGTGGCTCAAGCTCTTGGTATGATCATACTGAGCTCTCAGATACTGAACTTAACCCAGTATATGCCTTGTAA
- the LOC8085441 gene encoding putative pectate lyase 21, with protein MAPPPSDGQLGSEPTMEDTKSLLPYRTVDSSLRALAGQAEGFGRHAIGGLHGDVYHVTNLDDDGPGSLREGCRRREPLWIVFDLSGTINLSSGVRVSSYKTIDGRGQRVKVSGWGLQLSECEHVIVCALEVEGGRGHDADAVQIKPRSRHVWVDRCTLRDFDDGLVDVTGGSTDVTISRCHLASHDKAVLIGASSAHVEDRGIRVTIHHCFFDSTRQRHPRVRFGRVHLYNNFTRDWGIYAVCASVEAQIISQCNIYEAGKKSEVFRYKEEQAADKEQSARGYIRSEGDLFLNDAKQHAAAASESDAARDEPWDFKVQDSYESCSVQPASAALKVLLQSYAGWQPVPLPADVSLTEVDPADDTA; from the exons ATGGCTCCTCCTCCATCCGACGGACAGCTTGGGAGCGAGCCGACGATGGAAGATACCAAGTCTCTTCTCCCGTACCGCACCGTGGACTCCTCGCTGCGCGCTCTGGCCGGGCAGGCCGAGGGCTTCGGCCGGCACGCCATCGGCGGCCTCCACGGCGACGTCTACCACGTCACGAACCTGGACG ATGACGGCCCCGGTTCCCTCCGAGAGGGATGCCGACGGCGCGAGCCGCTATGGATCGTCTTCGACCTGTCCGGGACCATCAACCTCTCCTCGGGCGTGCGCGTGTCGTCCTACAAGACCATCGACGGGCGCGGGCAGCGCGTGAAGGTGTCCGGCTGGGGCCTGCAGCTGAGCGAGTGCGAGCACGTGATCGTGTGCGCGCTGGAGGTGGAGGGCGGGCGCGGGCACGACGCGGACGCGGTGCAGATCAAGCCCCGGTCCAGGCACGTCTGGGTGGACCGCTGCACGCTGCGGGACTTCGACGACGGCCTCGTGGACGTGACCGGCGGCAGCACGGACGTGACCATCTCCCGCTGCCACCTCGCGTCGCACGACAAGGCCGTGCTCATCGGCGCCAGCAGCGCCCACGTCGAGGACCGCGGCATCCGGGTCACCATCCACCACTGCTTCTTCGACAGCACCAGGCAGAGGCACCCGCGCGTCAGGTTCGGCAGGGTGCACCTCTACAACAACTTCACCAGGGACTGGGGCATCTACGCTGTCTGTGCCAGCGTTGAAGCACAG ATTATCTCCCAGTGCAACATTTACGAGGCAGGAAAGAAGAGCGAGGTCTTCAGGTACAAGGAAGAGCAG GCAGCAGACAAGGAACAAAGCGCAAGGGGGTACATCAGGTCCGAAGGCGACCTGTTCCTGAATGATGCAAAGCAGCACGCTGCTGCTGCTTCAGAATCAGACGCTGCAAGAGATGAGCCATGGGACTTCAAGGTCCAGGACTCCTACGAATCTTGTTCGGTCCAGCCCGCGTCAGCGGCGCTCAAGGTGCTCCTGCAGAGCTACGCCGGTTGGCAGCCGGTTCCGCTCCCGGCAGACGTTTCTCTTACAGAAGTTGACCCTGCTGATGATACCGCCTGA
- the LOC8057766 gene encoding caffeoylshikimate esterase, producing MLLADHQSEDVKYEEEFIVNSRGNELFTCRWTPQNCQPKALIFICHGIAAECSISMRDTAARLVKAGYGVYGIDHEGHGRSSGSRCYIPNFGYIIADCSSHFTSICEKTENRGKKRFLYGISMGGSVAFLLHRKAPDYWDGAILLAPMCKISDDMKPHPIVVSALKMICAVAPSWKIIPTPDIIDKVCKDPEMRKEVRSNPYIYRGKLPLKTCHELLMVSLDIEKNLNQVTMPFLVLHGGDDIVTDPSVSKLLFEKASSKDKTFKLYPGMWHALTAELPDDVERVYADIITWLEERAICTASVSSATSHVRV from the exons ATGCTACTCGCT GATCACCAAAGCGAGGATGTTAAGTACGAAGAG GAGTTTATTGTGAATTCCCGGGGCAACGAGCTGTTCACTTGCAGATGGACACCACAGAATTGTCAGCCAAAAGCTTTGATCTTCATCTGTCATG GAATTGCAGCAGAGTGTAGCATATCAATGAGGG ATACCGCGGCTCGATTGGTGAAGGCAGGATATGGTGTTTATGGGATAGACCATGAGGGTCATGGCAGATCATCTGGAAGCAGGTGCTACATACCAAACTTTGGCTACATCATCGCAGATTGCTCCAGTCATTTCACAAGTATCTGCG AGAAAACAGAGAACAGAGGGAAGAAGAGGTTCCTGTACGGCATTTCCATGGGCGGCAGCGTGGCTTTTCTCCTCCATAGGAAGGCACCGGACTACTGGGACGGTGCCATCTTGCTTGCTCCTATGTGCAAG ATCTCTGATGACATGAAGCCTCACCCAATAGTGGTCAGCGCTCTGAAAATGATTTGTGCTGTTGCGCCTAGTTGGAAGATCATACCTACACCTGACATCATTGACAAAGTCTGCAAAGACCCAGAAATGAGAAAAGAG GTTCGTTCCAATCCGTATATATACAGAGGAAAGCTCCCCCTGAAAACTTGTCATGAACTCCTGATGGTCAGCCTAGATATTGAGAAGAACTTGAATCAG GTGACGATGCCATTCCTGGTCCTGCACGGTGGAGATGACATCGTGACCGATCCTTCAGTCAGCAAGCTGCTATTCGAGAAAGCATCGAGCAAGGACAAAACCTTCAAGCTCTACCCTGGGATGTGGCATGCGCTGACAGCTGAACTCCCTGACGACGTTGAGCGTGTGTACGCTGACATTATCACTTGGCTAGAGGAAAGAGCGATTTGTACAGCTAGTGTTTCAAGTGCCACATCACATGTCAGAGTCTAA
- the LOC8057767 gene encoding caffeoylshikimate esterase isoform X1: MAQYRDNIKYEEDFFVNSRGNRLFTCSWTPRKSQSRALIFICHGYGGECSISMGDTAARLVHRGYAVHGIDHEGHGKSSGSKGYISSFSDIVRDCSDHFKSVCEKQENGLKKRFLYGFSMGGTVVLQLHRKDPLYWDGAVLLAPFCKMFDNMRPHPIIVSTLKMISTVAPSWRVIPAIDMIDKVCKDPQFKKEIRSNPYMYKGNLALQTGRELLSVGLDTEKNLHEVSLPFLVLHGTDDVVADPCGSKLLHERASSRDKTLKLYPGMWHVLMGELPEDVERVFADVISWLDDRVGGTATVPGGMADRHELVECRDAVE; this comes from the exons ATG GCTCAGTACAGAGACAATATCAAGTATGAAGAG GACTTCTTTGTGAATTCACGAGGAAACAGGCTGTTCACCTGCAGTTGGACGCCGAGGAAATCACAGAGCAGAGCTCTGATCTTTATCTGCCATG GGTACGGAGGTGAGTGCAGCATATCCATGGGAG ATACGGCCGCTCGATTAGTACACCGTGGCTATGCTGTTCACGGAATCGACCACGAGGGCCACGGCAAATCTTCAGGCTCGAAAGGCTACATATCGAGCTTCAGCGACATCGTCAGAGACTGCTCTGACCATTTCAAGAGTGTCTGTG AGAAACAGGAGAACGGGCTAAAGAAGAGGTTCCTCTACGGCTTCTCCATGGGAGGAACCGTGGTGCTTCAGCTGCATCGGAAGGACCCTCTCTATTGGGACGGTGCCGTGTTGCTTGCCCCTTTTTGCAAG ATGTTCGATAACATGCGTCCTCACCCGATCATCGTCAGCACACTGAAGATGATCAGCACCGTTGCGCCTAGCTGGAGAGTCATCCCTGCCATAGACATGATTGACAAAGTCTGCAAAGATCCCCAGTTCAAGAAAGAG ATCCGTTCCAACCCGTACATGTACAAAGGAAACCTCGCACTGCAAACAGGCCGCGAACTCCTCTCCGTCGGCCTAGACACCGAGAAGAACCTGCACGAG GTCTCGTTGCCGTTCTTGGTCCTGCACGGCACTGACGACGTCGTCGCTGATCCTTGTGGGAGCAAGCTGCTGCACGAGAGGGCGTCGAGCAGGGACAAGACACTGAAGCTGTATCCCGGGATGTGGCACGTGCTCATGGGCGAACTGCCGGAGGACGTCGAGCGCGTCTTCGCCGACGTGATCTCGTGGCTCGACGACAGGGTGGGCggtacagctaccgttcccggcGGCATGGCAGATCGTCATGAGCTAGTAGAGTGTAGAGATGCAGTAGAATAG
- the LOC8057767 gene encoding caffeoylshikimate esterase isoform X2, translated as MAQYRDNIKYEEDFFVNSRGNRLFTCSWTPRKSQSRALIFICHGYGDTAARLVHRGYAVHGIDHEGHGKSSGSKGYISSFSDIVRDCSDHFKSVCEKQENGLKKRFLYGFSMGGTVVLQLHRKDPLYWDGAVLLAPFCKMFDNMRPHPIIVSTLKMISTVAPSWRVIPAIDMIDKVCKDPQFKKEIRSNPYMYKGNLALQTGRELLSVGLDTEKNLHEVSLPFLVLHGTDDVVADPCGSKLLHERASSRDKTLKLYPGMWHVLMGELPEDVERVFADVISWLDDRVGGTATVPGGMADRHELVECRDAVE; from the exons ATG GCTCAGTACAGAGACAATATCAAGTATGAAGAG GACTTCTTTGTGAATTCACGAGGAAACAGGCTGTTCACCTGCAGTTGGACGCCGAGGAAATCACAGAGCAGAGCTCTGATCTTTATCTGCCATG GGTACGGAG ATACGGCCGCTCGATTAGTACACCGTGGCTATGCTGTTCACGGAATCGACCACGAGGGCCACGGCAAATCTTCAGGCTCGAAAGGCTACATATCGAGCTTCAGCGACATCGTCAGAGACTGCTCTGACCATTTCAAGAGTGTCTGTG AGAAACAGGAGAACGGGCTAAAGAAGAGGTTCCTCTACGGCTTCTCCATGGGAGGAACCGTGGTGCTTCAGCTGCATCGGAAGGACCCTCTCTATTGGGACGGTGCCGTGTTGCTTGCCCCTTTTTGCAAG ATGTTCGATAACATGCGTCCTCACCCGATCATCGTCAGCACACTGAAGATGATCAGCACCGTTGCGCCTAGCTGGAGAGTCATCCCTGCCATAGACATGATTGACAAAGTCTGCAAAGATCCCCAGTTCAAGAAAGAG ATCCGTTCCAACCCGTACATGTACAAAGGAAACCTCGCACTGCAAACAGGCCGCGAACTCCTCTCCGTCGGCCTAGACACCGAGAAGAACCTGCACGAG GTCTCGTTGCCGTTCTTGGTCCTGCACGGCACTGACGACGTCGTCGCTGATCCTTGTGGGAGCAAGCTGCTGCACGAGAGGGCGTCGAGCAGGGACAAGACACTGAAGCTGTATCCCGGGATGTGGCACGTGCTCATGGGCGAACTGCCGGAGGACGTCGAGCGCGTCTTCGCCGACGTGATCTCGTGGCTCGACGACAGGGTGGGCggtacagctaccgttcccggcGGCATGGCAGATCGTCATGAGCTAGTAGAGTGTAGAGATGCAGTAGAATAG
- the LOC8057768 gene encoding UDP-glucuronic acid decarboxylase 1: MKQLHKSSPTHAPSSAHAPAPKAAKPARPGPRSWIGYVLREQRLLFVLLGALIASTFFLLRPYLSLSPSSHLPDARPLFSFAARSGVPAGFRPPPRRVVVTGGAGFVGSHLVDRLLEQGDSVIVVDNFFTGRKENVAHHLRNPRFELLRHDVVEPILLEVDRIYHLACPASPVHYKYNPIKTIKTNVMGTLNMLGLAKRIGARFLLTSTSEVYGDPLEHPQKESYWGHVNPIGVRSCYDEGKRTAETLTMDYHRGGGVEVRIARIFNTYGPRMCLDDGRVVSNFVAQALRRQPMTVYGDGKQTRSFQYVSDLVAGLMALMESDHIGPFNLGNPGEFTMLELAQVVKETIDPMATIEFKPNTADDPHMRKPDITKAKQLLHWEPKVSLKEGLPLMVNDFRQRISDE; encoded by the exons ATGAAGCAGCTCCACAAGTCCTCCCCCACCCACGCGCCATCGTCGGCGCACGCGCCGGCTCCCAAGGCCGCCAAGCCGGCGCGCCCCGGCCCGCGCTCCTGGATCGGGTATgtcctccgcgagcagcgcctcctcttcgtcctCCTCGGCGCGCTCATCGCCTccaccttcttcctcctccggcCCTACCTCTCGCTCTCCCCGTCCTCCCACCTGCCAGATGCCCGCCCGCTCTTCTCCTTCGCCGCCCGCTCCGGTGTCCCCGCTGGCttccgcccgccgccgcgccgcgtcGTCGTTACCGGCGGGGCAGGGTTCGTCGGGAGCCACCTCGTGGACCGGCTCCTGGAGCAGGGGGACAGCGTGATCGTGGTCGACAACTTCTTCACCGGCAGGAAGGAGAACGTCGCGCACCACCTCCGGAACCCCAGGTTCGAGCTGCTCCGCCACGATGTGGTCGAGCCAATCCTCCTCGAGGTCGACCGGATCTACCACCTCGCGTGCCCCGCGTCGCCCGTGCACTACAAGTATAACCCAATCAAGACGATC AAGACAAATGTCATGGGAACTTTGAATATGTTGGGTCTGGCAAAGCGAATTGGTGCAAGGTTTTTGTTGACTAGCACAAGTGAAGTTTATGGTGATCCCCTTGAGCATCCACAGAAGGAGTCATACTGGGGGCATGTTAATCCTATAG GTGTTAGGAGCTGTTATGATGAGGGGAAGAGAACAGCAGAGACTTTAACTATGGACTATCATCGTGGTGGTGGTGTTGAG GTGCGTATTGCACGCATTTTCAATACATATGGTCCTCGTATGTGCCTCGATGATGGCCGCGTCGTCAGCAATTTTGTTGCACAG GCACTGCGAAGACAACCGATGACAGTTTATGGTGACGGGAAACAAACTCGAAGTTTCCAATATGTTTCTGATCTG GTTGCTGGGTTGATGGCTCTAATGGAGAGTgatcatattggtcctttcaaCTTGGGTAACCCAGGAGAGTTTACCATGTTGGAGCTAGCACAG GTTGTGAAGGAAACAATTGACCCAATGGCAACCATTGAATTCAAACCCAATACAGCTGATGATCCCCATATGAGAAAGCCAGATATCACCAAGGCTAAGCAACTGCTACATTGGGAGCCAAAGGTCTCTCTCAAAGAAGGCCTTCCGCTAATGGTAAATGACTTCCGTCAAAGGATCTCGGATGAGTAA
- the LOC8057769 gene encoding dirigent protein 16, translating into MHAQSRARILKQACTALALLLAVTSTVASARPARHGSPPPSHSSGQTITLFTTGVASPKTAAPSTRHPVFTKQGPIGHSGSWLRALTRPDALRPGAVTVVDEQLRGRKEFGLPLDGRLQGVLVTSLADNSSHMVAVKASFAGDGAGDSLRFFGVRRDDQESHIAVVGGTGRYSDATGFAVVRVAGVTEMGGNVSSSRALSISVHLK; encoded by the coding sequence ATGCACGCACAATCTCGCGCTCGCATCCTCAAGCAAGCCTGCACTGCTCTCGCGCTCCTGCTCGCCGTGACGAGCACGGTGGCCAGCGCCCGTCCGGCACGTCACGGTTCCCCGCCCCCGTCCCACAGCTCCGGCCAGACGATCACGCTGTTCACCACCGGCGTCGCATCGCCGAAAACCGCAGCTCCTTCCACGCGGCACCCCGTCTTCACGAAGCAGGGGCCAATCGGCCACTCCGGCAGCTGGCTGCGCGCCTTGACGAGGCCGGACGCACTCCGGCCCGGCGCCGTGACCGTGGTCGACGAGCAGCTCCGCGGCAGGAAGGAGTTCGGGCTGCCTCTGGATGGGAGGCTGCAGGGCGTCCTCGTCACCAGCTTGGCAGACAACAGCAGCCATATGGTGGCCGTGAAGGCCTCGTTTGCCGGCGACGGCGCGGGCGACAGCCTCAGGTTCTTCGGCGTCCGCCGCGATGATCAGGAGTCTCACATCGCGGTCGTCGGAGGGACGGGGCGGTACAGTGACGCCACCGGCTTTGCTGTTGTCAGAGTTGCTGGTGTAACAGAAATGGGTGGGAATGTCAGCTCAAGCAGAGCGCTCAGTATCAGTGTGCATCTTAAGTAG